A region from the Benincasa hispida cultivar B227 chromosome 10, ASM972705v1, whole genome shotgun sequence genome encodes:
- the LOC120088231 gene encoding disease resistance protein RUN1-like produces the protein MDSSIFSWSYDVFLSFRGEDTRKSFTGHLYEALVQVGINTFRDTEELKRGTEISQELCEAIKGSRFFLVVFSENYASSSWCLDEVVQIMNCVESGKGQMVWPVFYHVDPSQVRKQKGTFGEPFILQKERFKEDLKRVERWREALTKVANLSGTHLDNRSSDEPTIIKEIVQEIWIKLNKTLLIVAKNPVGIGSHIEKLKSTLDIESNDVRMIGIYGLGGIGKTTIAKAIYNCIAHRFEACTFLPNIKEKCKFSRDDELTQLQESLLEDILLIKIHRSIKFSDKGSNMLRDRLRNKKVLVVLDDVDHSNQLEKLTGHLSWFGSGSRIIITTRDLHLLNKHNIKWTYKVDELNHREALELFCWNAFNNPVPDVSFEELSNVAVKHADGLPLALEVVGASLCNCSKLEWESQLKKLKKIPNQDVHNKLKLSFDGLGELEKAIFLDIACFFRGYSTEDVNSFFDVCDFYPHYGIGVLIKKSLIYIDRDTFEMHDLIQLMGREIVRQESPSDPGRRSRLWYHQDVLQILQENEGTKKVEGIVLEIPKAEEEVWLHAKAFSRMKKLRSLIIRNNVNVIGTPRYLSNELRWFECRRSSSSLVPSTFHPTKLVLLGTSHYPIQQLRHNLKGIYNGILFNYSYLEMRFLIHLAVAEAALSRFNCHWM, from the exons ATGGATTCTTCAATCTTTTCTTGGTCATATGATGTGTTTCTAAGTTTTAGAGGTGAGGATACTCGCAAGTCATTTACGGGTCATCTCTATGAAGCTTTGGTGCAGGTTGGAATCAATACCTTTAGAGACACCGAGGAGCTTAAGAGAGGAACAGAAATTTCACAAGAACTTTGTGAAGCAATCAAGGGGTCAAGGTTTTTTCTTGTAGTTTTTTCCGAAAATTATGCATCTTCTAGTTGGTGTTTGGATGAGGTTGTTCAAATTATGAACTGTGTGGAGAGTGGTAAAGGGCAGATGGTTTGGCCAGTGTTTTATCATGTGGATCCTTCTCAAGTTAGAAAACAAAAAGGTACTTTTGGAGAACCATTCATTTTACAGAAAGAGAGATTCAAGGAAGACTTGAAAAGGGTAGAGAGATGGAGAGAAGCTCTAACTAAAGTCGCCAATTTATCGGGGACGCATTTGGATAACAG GTCGTCTGACGAGCCTACTATTATAAAGGAAATTGTTCAAGAGATATGGATTAAGCTTAACAAGACACTCTTAATAGTTGCCAAGAATCCAGTTGGGATTGGTTCTCATATTGAAAAACTAAAGTCCACATTAGATATAGAGTCCAATGATGTTCGGATGATTGGAATTTATGGGCTTGGTGGAATAGGAAAGACAACCATTGCAAAAGCTATTTATAATTGTATTGCACATCGCTTTGAAGCGTGCACTTTTCTTcctaatataaaagaaaaatgcaaattcTCAAGGGATGATGAGTTAACTCAATTGCAAGAATCACTCCTTGAAGACATCTTGTTGATTAAAATCCATAGGTCGATAAAATTTTCTGACAAAGGAAGTAATATGTTGAGGGATAGACTAAGAAACAAGAAGGTGCTTGTTGTTCTTGACGATGTGGATCATTCAAACCAATTAGAAAAACTTACAGGACATTTGAGTTGGTTTGGTTCGGGAAGTAGGATCATCATAACAACTAGAGATTTGCATCTTTTAAATAAACACAACATTAAGTGGACCTACAAGGTTGATGAATTAAATCATAGAGAAGCACTTGAGCTATTTTGTTGGAATGCATTTAACAATCCTGTTCCTGATGTGAGttttgaagagctttcaaatgtTGCCGTTAAACATGCAGATGGACTTCCTCTTGCTCTTGAGGTGGTGGGTGCTTCTCTATGCAATTGTAGTAAACTTGAATGGGAAAGCCAATTGAAGAAGTTGAAAAAGATTCCAAATCAGGATGTTCACAATAAACTTAAACTAAGTTTTGATGGACTTGGAGAACTTGAGAAGGCAATTTTTCTAGATATTGCATGCTTCTTTAGAGGGTATAGCACAGAAGATGTGAACTCTTTTTTCGATGTTTGTGATTTCTACCCTCATTATGGAATTGGAGTGCTTATTAAGAAATCTCTTATATATATTGATCGCGATACATTCGAAATGCATGACTTGATTCAACTAATGGGTAGAGAGATCGTTCGTCAAGAATCTCCTTCAGATCCTGGAAGACGTAGTAGATTGTGGTATCACCAAGATGTCCTTCAAATACTACAAGAAAATGAG GGAACAAAAAAGGTTGAAGGGATAGTTCTAGAAATCCCCAAAGCAGAAGAAGAAGTGTGGTTGCATGCTAAAGCCTTTTCAAGAATGAAAAAATTGAGATCGCTTATAATACGTAATAATGTCAATGTTATTGGGACTCCTCGATACCTTTCTAACGAATTAAGATGGTTTGAATGTCGTCGTTCTTCATCCTCTCTGGTACCATCTACCTTTCATCCAACAAAACTTGTTTTATTGGGTACCTCACATTATCCTATTCAGCAACTCAGACATAATCTCAAG